The Deinococcus wulumuqiensis R12 genome has a window encoding:
- a CDS encoding inorganic diphosphatase: protein MFLAASSLISFLGQCVRVVVDRPLGSAHPRHPDLIYPVKYGEIPDTVSGDGLPIDAYLLGWNEPVSETSGTVVAVVERINDLEDKLVVGKLGT from the coding sequence GTGTTCTTGGCAGCCTCTAGCCTCATCTCCTTCCTCGGTCAGTGTGTTCGGGTCGTGGTGGACCGTCCTCTTGGCAGCGCTCACCCGCGACATCCTGACCTGATTTATCCCGTCAAATACGGTGAAATTCCGGATACAGTGAGTGGTGACGGCTTACCAATCGACGCCTATCTGCTGGGCTGGAACGAACCTGTTTCAGAGACATCAGGAACCGTGGTTGCCGTTGTAGAGCGAATCAACGACCTTGAAGACAAATTGGTGGTGGGCAAACTGGGCACCTAG